One part of the Rhodococcus oxybenzonivorans genome encodes these proteins:
- a CDS encoding GNAT family N-acetyltransferase, with protein sequence MIADLIALPERCGTGLGAKLLEHLQEQAGLRGCAQLHLDTGHTRHAAHKSYLRNGFDIICRHMAWNPQR encoded by the coding sequence CTGATCGCCGACCTCATCGCGCTACCCGAACGATGTGGCACAGGGCTGGGAGCCAAACTACTCGAGCACCTTCAGGAACAAGCCGGCCTTCGTGGCTGCGCCCAACTGCACCTGGACACCGGGCACACCCGGCATGCGGCTCACAAGTCGTACTTGCGCAACGGCTTCGACATAATCTGTCGCCACATGGCATGGAACCCTCAGCGCTGA